One Globicephala melas chromosome 4, mGloMel1.2, whole genome shotgun sequence genomic window carries:
- the LOC115864262 gene encoding translationally-controlled tumor protein-like: MVSRTECNIDDSLTGGNASSAEGPEEEGTESAEITDVDIVMNYHLQETSYTKEAYKKYIKDYMKSIKGKLEEQRPETVKCVMTGAAEQIKYILANFNNCQPLIGENMNPDGMVVLLDYREHGVSPYMIFFKGGLEMEKC, from the coding sequence aTGGTCAGTAGGACAGAGTGTAACATTGATGACTCGCTCACTGGTGGAAATGCCTCCTCTGCTGAAGGGCCTGAGGAGGAAGGTACAGAAAGCGCAGAAATCACTGATGTCGATATTGTCATGAACTATCACTTGCAGGAGACCAGTTACACAAAAGAAGCTTACAAGAAGTACATCAAAGATTACATGAAGTCAATCAAAGGGAAACTTGAAGAACAGAGACCAGAAACAGTAAAATGTGTTATGACAGGGGCTGCAGAACAAATCAAGTACATACTTGCTAATTTCAACAACTGTCAGCCTCTTATTGGTGAAAACATGAATCCAGATGGCATGGTTGTTCTGCTAGACTACCGTGAGCATGGTGTGAGCCCATATATGATTTTCTTTAAGGGTGGTttggaaatggaaaaatgttaa